ATTAAGCCTGAAATGTCAAAAAGCGCAAAAAATTCCTTAACAATTAAATTATAGTACGCATTTAATATAAGAAACAACAAAAATCCGCTTTTATCCATGTCTTTTTGTAAACTTTGTTGATTTTAAAAACAGAAGGGTCCTTTAAATGAAGATTTGAAAGTTAATATCACTATGTATGCCGTTGAAAATCAGGTTCCGCAACCTTATAGAGGGGTGAGGAAATGAAGGAGTCAAGAAAAATCATGCCTCTGCAATATAGAGAGGTATGCCGTGCGGTCTGTGCGATTGTCCATGCCAATATAAATGACAGCTCTTTTTTTCACCAGTCTAAGGTAAAGGCCAGAATTTCTCGATTACGAAGAAACTCATTCGCTGATAATGGGGTCATTGTTGATCTTGAACAGGGTATCGTGAAAATTAAAGTATATGTTGAGACTATGGCAGGGGAATACTCGATTCTTCTTTCTGCAATGGAGCTTCAGAAAAACATAGAAGAGGAGATCGTGCTGCTAACTTCTATTATACCGAAGACGATTGATATATTCATTACGGGATTGAATGTAAAAAAGACGCAATGATTGCGTCTTTTTCCATTGGATTTAAATTGCGAATGTTTCTACTTCAGCTTTTACATCTTTTAAAAGATTTTCGCACTGGCTGACAAGTGCTTTCGGGAATTGCTCACCTTCGCCATACTCAACGCCATGCGGATAATAATGTTTTCCTAGCAAAGGAGTCATCAGTTGGATGATCGCTTTATGTGCCCCGACATCTCCCTCGTGGACATAGCCCTGGACACGCAGATAAAACGTCCCTTCCTTTACCACTAGCTTTTTGTCATAGGTTACTCTCTCATAGTCCCATT
The window above is part of the Mesobacillus jeotgali genome. Proteins encoded here:
- a CDS encoding YugN family protein; this translates as MKFENTGIENLKADLNRLDEVMLEHGLVREGQWDYERVTYDKKLVVKEGTFYLRVQGYVHEGDVGAHKAIIQLMTPLLGKHYYPHGVEYGEGEQFPKALVSQCENLLKDVKAEVETFAI